In Methylocystis echinoides, one genomic interval encodes:
- a CDS encoding SgcJ/EcaC family oxidoreductase encodes MTATNEQILGLLEKWFAALKDCTNPETVTALYAPDAVLVPTLWNGPCFGQKAIRNYFEAEFLPARPEGYLINYSISSTGNVAINSGHYVFEINDIKAIEADPTCCSAEGRAKKRVKKNARYTFVYNKIGEEWKIVAHHSSKMPEEHSAEAIRWVKSDCIVA; translated from the coding sequence ATGACGGCCACGAATGAACAAATCCTTGGACTTCTTGAAAAGTGGTTTGCAGCCCTAAAGGACTGCACAAACCCAGAGACGGTCACAGCGCTTTATGCCCCGGACGCAGTTCTGGTGCCAACACTTTGGAATGGCCCTTGTTTTGGCCAAAAAGCAATTAGGAACTATTTCGAGGCTGAGTTTCTTCCGGCTCGGCCAGAAGGTTATCTCATTAACTACTCGATTAGTTCGACGGGAAACGTCGCGATCAATTCAGGTCATTACGTCTTCGAAATCAATGACATCAAGGCTATCGAAGCGGACCCGACCTGCTGCTCTGCGGAGGGGCGAGCCAAAAAGCGGGTCAAGAAGAATGCACGATACACATTCGTTTACAATAAGATCGGGGAAGAATGGAAAATTGTAGCGCATCACTCATCGAAAATGCCGGAAGAGCACTCCGCGGAAGCGATCAGGTGGGTCAAATCTGACTGCATCGTCGCCTAA